The Elaeis guineensis isolate ETL-2024a chromosome 12, EG11, whole genome shotgun sequence sequence tatagagagagagagagagagcacgatCGATCGATCAATCGCCATGGGAACGGGCTGCGGTGATATCTGCGCTCTGCCAGAGGGTTGCATCTCCGACGTTATCTCTCTGACGTCACCGGTCGATGCTTGCCGGTCGGCGGCGGTCTGCACCACCTTTCGCTCTGCCGCCGTGTCCGACACCGTGTGGGAGCGGTTCTTGCCGCCCGATTACCGATCGATCCTATCGCGGGCTGTCCAGCCGGTGGAgtactcatccaagaaggagctCTTTTTCCGCCTCTGCGAATCCATCCTCATCGACGACGGCAAGATGGTACTTCATCATTACTGTTGCTCTTCGCTCTTCCTCTTTCCCATTTTCGAATTTTAATCATAATTTATACTCAAATCTAGGATTTCTTTTTGTTGGTTTTTTTTCTCCTACTAcatgtttggttggagggagttgGATACTATccggatatattttttttatttttaaaataaaaatatgaatttttagaCCTGAAATAGGAATATGAATTTTCAGAAAATAACTATTcatagatttttatttgattagaattttttttatttcatcgaaAATAAGATGTAATTAAtgctttattattttaataaaatataattaatatttattaaaaatttaaaataaattattttatggtTCAACGTAGAATAGTTAAATCAGAGTAGATAGAAATAAGAAAAGATCGATTGAAATTGCTAAATCAGAGTGGCCTATCGTATCTTTTTCACCCGTTCAGAGGAATAAAGTGGGATACACTCTTATTTCATCCAAAATTGGAACATCCAAACGCTACCTAAAATATGAATAGGCATAAGGGAGTCCTATTTCCTCCGTTCAGTTGGGGGGAGTCTTAGGAATGCCGCGATCTCTTAAAACCCAACTCCTATTTTCCTCTGGTATTCAGATCCCATTTTCGATTCAGGGAATAGAAATATGGCCATTCCAGTTTCCATTCCAATCATTTGGATtccgaaggatttttttttttcgaaaaaaaaattatttggtttcTGTCCCGGGCGATGACTTCGGTGGCCTACATTCTACGCGTTATCCATGAAACCCTGAAGttttgatggtgagccgtgcatGCCGTCTACTTGTTTAAATAGGTAAAGCCGGCGTTGGTTGGCAAGCTATTGCTGACTTTATGCAGGTATCATCCTCTAGTATTCAATCGGAGCAATTAGAGAGTTGTCGCCGATGATCTGTTTCTCGCgtggtattattattattattttttattctccTTTTTTATCCCCAGGATGTCTTCTTTGCAACAGCTTTGCCAATGCCAAACGTTAAACTTGATTTTGATTTGCAGAGTTTCTCACTGGAGAAATCGAGCGGTGCAAAGTGCTACATGCTGTCTGCCAGACAGATTTTTATCGTATGGGGGGATACTCCCGAGTATTGGATCTGGCATCCACTACCCGAATCCAGGTTTGTGCCTTCTTTCCTTAATCCTCTTGATTGGTGGGATTAGTTGATGGATTATTCCTGCCACTTGTTGCTACTTATTGCATTTATCGGATGTTCATATATAAAATCGAGTAAGAATTGAAGATCTGGCAATTTGGCTTGGTTACTAATTCATAATTGCCCTTGTCCTATTTAGGCCTTTACCACCTGGCCTTTTAAACCACTAGCTCTCCGATTCAACTTGAGCTTGCATCTAGCTCCAGTTACAGAGATGCAGTTGAAATCCCCCAAAATCTGTACAGTTTGTACATGTTGGAACTGCTTCAAACAAATTCAGCATGCAGATGTTAAAACAAGTCATCGTTGCTATACTATCCATATTTTATTTATCTTCGAACATAGTGTGCAACATGGCAAGTTAATGGTCTTGTTCATATTTTGTTCCATGAGCCATATAATCCATTTTGATTATTTTCATGGAATAAGATGGTCTTTCTTCAAAAATTAACACGTAAGTACTGCAACAGTCACATTCGGAGCATCAAGAATTAAGCAGTTTGTTAATTGGTTGACATTAGAGAGTGGAACAACTAGAGAACTGATGTTGGAACAGATTCACAACTGAGTTTTATTTAAAAAACTCAAAATATGCTGGTAAATCATGTAATTTGACTCTGCCTCTTTTGTTTGGCCTCAAAGGAATTCTATACTTAAATTTCAGCATTGTTTTTTGTGCCTGAATTGTTGACGTTGTTCTTTTATGACGACAATGTAGACTTTCCTGCTCTAGCTTAGCGGTACTGAGAACAAATGAGCTTTTCTTTTTTACTGATAAAATTGttcaaattatcttttactgCTATGGATGTTGTCATGGCATTCCTAACAAGAACGCATCCTTCTCCTCCAAAAGGTTTTCAGAGGTTGCTGAGCTCGTAGATGTTTGCTGGTTGGAGATTCGAGGCAAAATTGAAAGCAGCATACTTACTCCTAAAACAACCTATGCTGCCTATCTCATCTTCAAAGCAGATCCGGATTCAGGAGGTCTGGGCTTTGTGAATCAGGAAACAACGGTGAAACTGGGTGCCCAGGTGTCCGCACATACTGTAAATGTACAACCCATTGTCTCTGGGAGACCGAGGTACAGACATCGTCTGTATTTCCTGAATCAGATTTGGGATGCCATGCTGGAGGAGCATGCTGATGCGGAGGAAAACAAGATTGCAGCTAGAGCCCCTCAGTCAAGGGCTGATGGTTGGATGGAGATGGAGATGGGGGAATTCTACAATGATGAGGGTGAGGATGGGGAAGTGGAAATGAATTTGATGGAGGTGAAAGGAGGGCATTGGAAGTCCGGACTCATCATCCAAGGCATTGAGATAAGGCCTAAGAAGTAGTCACAAGAGCTTTTATGTGTTGGCGTTTGGATTGTTTTGGCAGCTGTAAGTAGATTGGTAATTATAGATAGACAAAGGTTGCTTTGCAGCTTTGGACATTCTCAAACAACTAATTGAAAGTTTTAGTTCCTTCCTTTCTCATTAGCTTTCTTTTGTTCACTGCAGTATGGAAGACATGGTTTCTGTTTTCTTTCTTAAATTCTCCTCAATTACGAAGACTGAACACGTCACTATATTAACCTTTGTCTAGGAACGTCTAATATTCCTATTTTATTCTGTTTATTTCAAGAAAATGTATTTATTCTGTTTAATAAGGCCGCGAATTACAAGGTGGTTGCAAATGGGATTTCAGCAGGTTGGAGGACTTGAAAGATTTGAACCAAACCTTTGTAAACTGCT is a genomic window containing:
- the LOC105055728 gene encoding putative F-box protein PP2-B12 — translated: MGTGCGDICALPEGCISDVISLTSPVDACRSAAVCTTFRSAAVSDTVWERFLPPDYRSILSRAVQPVEYSSKKELFFRLCESILIDDGKMSFSLEKSSGAKCYMLSARQIFIVWGDTPEYWIWHPLPESRFSEVAELVDVCWLEIRGKIESSILTPKTTYAAYLIFKADPDSGGLGFVNQETTVKLGAQVSAHTVNVQPIVSGRPRYRHRLYFLNQIWDAMLEEHADAEENKIAARAPQSRADGWMEMEMGEFYNDEGEDGEVEMNLMEVKGGHWKSGLIIQGIEIRPKK